In the genome of Populus nigra chromosome 19, ddPopNigr1.1, whole genome shotgun sequence, the window ATAAAATACTGCAAGTGTTGTCTGATACAAATACAAGCGAGAATTAACACCTGCATAGATTCTTACATGAGCTAGGTAAAAACATTCCTGTTATCCCTTGAGATTGTATTTTTCTGATGGTGTGGCACTTTAATAAAATTGCATTTAAATTTCAGGTAGATATTATGAACAAACGTCGAGGTTTTGTCGACCAAGGCACAAGATGCAGCAAAAAAACAGTCTCTAAGAATGTGAGCAGAATCCTTGCTAAAAATTCTGTCCTAGTGAATGAGCCTAAACCCTCTAGTAAGAAAATAAACTTCTCTTCACGAGAAATTATTAGGTGAACTTAGTTCACCACTTGAGATCATGGACCAACCAATTGTAGAATTATATATCATCCTATTTTACGAATTAGAAAACTCAAATCATTTTTCTCTCACctcttaataaatattttgtttttttttataatcaaggtTATAGCCTGTTCATTTTAAAGTTGATGGTGTGGATAGATAGAATGATATTTCATTCTACAATTGGTTGGTCCATAGTCTAGAATGGTGAGCCAGGTTCATGTAATCATTTTCTCCCATGGCTTTTACAAACAAAATTTATGAGGCTTGAATGCAACTTTTTAGCCTCCCACCCACCAGCAAAGAAATTCAAAGATCTGAGTGCAATCTCCAAGACAGCGACCCACAAATTTGAATAGGATTCTTGTTCTAATGAAAGCACTTCATCTTGAAATTAATGGGTTGCCAAAACAATAATCTAAACTTGTAGTCGAGCACCAGCATATAATGGTATCCACGTTCATAGACAAACACCCAGCATATCATGGTCTATGCATTTCTTGTTTCCATGGAATTGCTCAAAACCAAAATATGAGTAACCAGCCTTAAAGTTTGATTGAAATCTAAAATCAGCTACACCAACACCCTACAGCACCGCAAGTTTGCATATGGTACATTGGAACAACATTGACAGAGTTCTTACATCTGAGACGGTAGGCTACTGACTTATTTGCGTTTCCCTTCTTACATACGAACATTCTCCACACAAGCCTTACCTATCATAGGTCTTATTGAGCTCATCATTCGATCATATGCATTTCaatgcaataaaaaagaaatgtccTTTCAGATGCATCGCCAGTACACATCTACAGAAAGAGTAAACATTCAGACACACTACCTTAAAAGGCTCTAGCCTATTACCTGGAAAGAAAGATAGTATCTCGATAACAGAAACATCAAAGAAGCTCAATCTTAATGTCATTCACTAGCATGAGCTCACTCGACACCAACTCTTCCCTTTCGCAGCCCTAAATACTTATGCTATGAGAAATGTTAAtcttacaaaaaacaaatcctacATTCACTTCCCGAGAAATCTCAACCATTAGATTTGCAAGACTCATCAGTAGGGTCCACTCAATCAACGGATTCAGCTGAGTCTTACTCTTATCCCCATATACTTGGATTAGCTCAGTTAAACTTGAAATATTTCAAACTTCACTAAGAGAAAAAACacagattattaaaaaaaaaagaaagaaaaacaattcttaTAATTACATGATGAtctaataaataagaaattgaagCAATCAGTGCTAAATTAACATTCTCTATTTCTAAAAAGTGattaaattacatataaaaaataagaataaaagaaaacccTAACCTTTTCGTTTTTGAAGCGAGTACGGATATTGCCAAGCTCTTTATCAACGCGAAGTCTTTCTTGCTCTTTGTTTTGACAATTTCGAATATCGCTTATAAAGACAGAGAGTCCTCTCATGCCTGATAACGCCATTTCCCTCTCAGATCCAACAATTAGAGAGGgctgatttattaattaatcgaatataattaaattaataaccaGTTTTCCACTACAAAATCGtctttctcttgaaaataagAATGGATGTTAGATCTAAGATAATGAGATCTTGAAGAAATGGAGATCTGAGTGTGAATTTGATGCATAAATGGTGAAGGAGAGAGGAAGATTTGACGGGATGATctgtagagagagaaagggtgggagggagggagggagggagggagaaacagaaatgaagaatttatttttcgtgtttttctttttctttctttttttctatagagagagaaagggtgGACTGAGGAAATTTGTAAAAGCCGTCGGGGTGCTGCGGGAGACGACTTTTATTTActgtaatttaatttcatttaatttaacctcTTAAAATCAAAACCTGAGGTAAGCTcggtaaatttaaaaattaaataaataaatatatatattattttaataaaaaattcataaagttaACGGATTAATAACTAAATTTTGATAAGTTATtagattaatctagatttttaattagattaaccaattttttatttcatttttttaatctaaactaatttaaattttaattaattaaattttagattgaaACTACCAGGCCAATCCATGTTTCGAGATAATAGTTGGAAAAttaatggaatttttttatatataaaaaaaaaaaaaacattaattggaTATGGTTTAATTCTTTTACTTTGGTTTCATTTTCATCTCACTATCCACATAttgcaaatatttttattttcttgagaatTATTTATCCTTGAAGCGGTTTTCAAGCATGGAAATCAAGttcccaaatttaatatattagtatttatttttttttcaattttagataACAAGATGAGATATAAAACAAACCGCTTTCATTTTACGATCTTAATCAACAATTCAAGCTTGCGACgcatcttttattaatttatctctcctctttcattttttttccattgttaAAACTATGTCGTTCtacaaaatgatgtttttgattattttgtttaattaggaGGTTCGTTTACCTTAATCATACAGGAGCATTAATTTTTGCTGGAGGAGATGAATTTGATCTCAAACTGTTtattaacataaacaaaaacaattatattggTCTAGTCTAGTCTAGTCCAACCCACTTAGTTGGAGTTCTTCGTTTTCCCACAAGTTATTAGTTGTGCCCCTTTTTGATGCTGTGCTTAATTTAGTGGAGGAAAATTTGTATAAACcatggaattttttattttttttttggtttagggAAATGGACCGACCTTAATACATAAATTGCTTTTcctgtatttgaattaaattttaaattctgttTAAAAATGTGATCgagattgtattttaaaatattatttgacactaacaaaatttcaaatgaaaCCTTAAATGTATAATTGTATATAGTTAActatgtttaaatttttaatatcctACCAACCGCGTGTAACGGTTGTCATGCTGACAAGCCAAAGCATAAAGGAAAAGGCTTCTGTTGATCCCATGATAGATGTCGTTACTCTGCTTCAAGGTGATGAATGGAAGAGCATGGGTCCATCAATGGCTTCGGGAGGTAAGAAAACCTTAAATTCAAGTGCCTTTCTGGTCACCCGTCGAGCAAAGACACGGTCACCCTGAGGAATCGGGAACTTTCGTACTCATTTCATAGCAGGAAGAAGAAAGTGAAGGAGACGACTTCAACTATTGCACCCCACTCAATTTTGCCCAATCTACGAACTGCATGCCACCATAAATATTGTTGGCAAATCGCACACCAACAGTGAAAGCCATGGCAACAGGTGGGACCTGTTTTGCCACAGGTGATGCTTCAACCAGGTGCTCCAGTCCATTAATAATTTGGTAGCGAGTGTTGGAAGATAAAGCAAGAAACACACCTGACAAGGCAAAAACCATAAACAGCAAGGCATCGATGAAAGAAGACGACGAAGaatcatataaatatatcatcAGAATACCGATGGGAGAGCAAAAAGTCTAGCcagaataaaaattgaaagcaaaTTACTTACGTAATCCTAATGAATAAATGAAATTACTGCTGCAAAAGagactaaaaacaaaatgaaattttaaatgttgCAGTATCGACTAAAACCTCAGCTCAGCTAGTTCGGAAaccaatagcaaaaatagactGGCCAACAAAGTTTGCACTGATAAGTTGCCATTGTTCAAGAATTAGAAACCAGAAgttggaaaaaattatatataaacataccCCAAAGAACCGCACTTTGCACAAGAGGTGGAACAGGAATGTCCTCATCTGATTTCTTTATGCTTCTGATGATAGAGAAAAACAGAACAAAGCAATTAGCACTTCATCTCCAAAAGAACAAGTATCACctttagtaaaaaaaaccaccactGTCATAGAGCATTGTATTTTTTAgcaagacaaataaaaatagaactCTTATGCAGCTTCAGCTTCTTGAAGAAAACAAgtagaaggtttttttttttttacaagtagaAGATAGAACAGGTAAATGCAAACGCAAAGGTATCATTTTCAATACAAATTTCTCAGACATATATTTTCCAGCTGCTCAGCTGCAACAGGGGCATGCGTTACTCAGTAGATTTTCCTCTAATATGGGAAACCATGCACTCTTATTGTTCAATTTCCCTGGTATGCTCGGTAGACAAAACAGAATAATATACAATTCaattgttaatgaaaaataaatatgagagAAACTAATGCTTGATGGCCCATTTGCCAGACCAACTGCAGAGTACAACTGACACTCTTAAGGCAGCCCAAACATCTTGAAATAGAGAGAGTAACATCTTTATGAATATAAATCAaactcaatagaaaaacagaacCAGCCAAATTGCTTGATATGGCAttcttaaatgatttaaaagtcAGAACTCAAGGATACattttgtataagaaaaaaGACTCGAGGATATATTCATAGCATCACAAAGCCCATTCATTTATGGAACAACAATGAAATAGAACGAGAGAGAAATCATGAAGATAAAAGGAGTACCGTTTGGCAGTCATTATTAGATTAGCAATGCCTTGGCCAATAAGTCCACAACCAAACCCAACTGAACCGTATAATACACCCTGAATACAGAATTTTCCAATAAAGTACATCAGAAGCAGAAGAAAGTAATAGTAAAAGTACCACTAGAAGCATAGAAAACCAAGGACTAATATGAAACATGCATTCGAACACAGTTCCTAAAACAAGAATTGTGAAATAAGATaccaataacaactaaaatgcACCCTCCCTTTGGGGTGTCAGTTTTGAGGTTTTCTGAACATGCAGCTATATTTGAATCACATGTGGTACCTTGTAAAAGTAGGTGGCAGTGCGCTGTTTCACAGAGAATTTGCATCCTGGCCTTTCAGCTTCAAAAacactgcaaaaaaaaataagaggcttTGTGAAGGAAGCAAGAAACCAACGGTATATTCTCAAAATTGAGAATCTGCAATAAGAGAATGTGAATGGAAAAGGGAATCAACAGGGTACAACATGGTACCCTTGAATGGAAATGCTTCTCATTGCATTTATATAGTAACAGTTACTTTAATTTTGTATCAAGTGGTCAAACGCAACTCTCCAAGTGCTACATGATTCCTGCATATATTGTCATTGAAGTAAACATTCAAGAAGGTCAAATCCTACGATAGCTAAATGAAGACCTAACCATCAAGTTCTCGTCCAGCCAAAGTGGCATGGCCAATAAAGCCCTATATGAATTTTACTAGCAAATGACCATTTCCCTCACTAGTCAAGCAGCACGGCAAGGTTCTAACCAATGAAGTTGAGTTTATAGAAGTGGCTAGAGTATCTCAGCTGATtagagcattaaaaaaaaaacatttcgaTATTCTAGGCAATATGGCGCCTAAAGTTCAAATCATAAAGCAACACTACTTAAGTTTAATATTCAAGGGAGAATATATAACCTGCTAGGAAGAGCCGCACATGCCTGCTGCATGCTCCCAAACAACCCACCTGAAACAGCCGGCTTCCCAATACGAGCATAAGGAGCTAGCAATCCAACCAAAGCAATGTCGACCACGATCCCAACCAAAAGATCCGCCGCATACAACTCAAACTCTGACCAGAAATCCTTTCCCCTCTTCTGGACCTCCGCAAACGTTGCACAACACGAATCGATAACTATCTGCAACACCCATCATCAAcaagaatattaatttcaatGCATAATATGAATACTTCAAATTCAAATAACCCCGCATATACaactctctctctatatatatataaaagattaccAGAAACAAACCTCTGTTCcaactttgaaaagaaaagaaggatcaGCAAGCATTCGATTACGCAGCATAGTACAGTACTTCATTAAAAAACCTAGTGGCCAAGCTGATCCCTGCAATAACAGATTTACAATACCaccaaaatcaaacaattattatatttattctattaaattttaaaacgaaaatcaataactttataaaatcattaaaaaaaagacctgCAAATCGAGGTAACGAAGGAGAAACATTTTGCGAATCCCGATAGATTTAGCAGCTTCCATCATATCAGCAGGAAGCTCAACTCCACGTGCCTCTATTTCCTTCATTACTTCCTCGAATTTCATTATCGGTCCAAACTCCTTCTCCTCACTATCACCACCGtctcctccacctcctcctcctccaccgcCACTACCAGAAGAACCTCCACTATCACCCCCACAACCATTATCGCCGCCATCAGTTCTCAACTCAGAAGAAATATCCAAAACCCCGGGATCATCGTTCAAATTACCGTTAGTAACGGTACCGGAGGTAGAATCAGAAAGGGAGCATTTAACAGAGTGAGTGGTATTGTTGAAAGAGCAGACTAATTTTATTGGATGAGAACGGAAATCGTTGCGGTGGTTTTTGACGGAACTGAAAATCTTGACGGTGAGATTGGTGATCGGAGCGACGTCGTTAGAAGCAAAGGAGTTGGAGAGAGGGGAGAGTTTACAGTACAGCGAAGAAgctgacattatttttttcttatcgaaaaatgattttttttaagtaatactATTAAATAGAGCTTAGTTACTGTTGTCTCGACGGAGACAACAGATTTTTTACTCCGATTTGATCTGTGGTTGTCCGGCGAGTCAAAAAGGCAAAGTCTGTCGtctgtttggtttttattttgtagtATGTTGGGACTTAAAGGAGGAGTTACTAGGTTTAGGAGTTCGGGTGATGTGTCGAGTGAGAACACTGGTTCGAGGGATTGGATGCGGTCGAGAGCACAGAGATTGGAGAGGATGTTTTGGGGAAAGTCCCTTGATTATGTAGATTATCACGATTAAGTActcaaacaatgtttttttaatcaattgagTCATCAAAAGTTTAgtctcaaggttttttttttttcatcaattttattgtaGAAAAAGATCCAAAATTGAAGGACTCTTTCGAAAtttgttcaaaataaatttcgAAACGTCGCCTGAGAGATTCGAACTCTCGCGGGGAAACCCCATGTACTTAGCAGGCACACGCCTTAACCACTCGGCCAAAGCGACGTTTGTTGGAAGAAGCATACaacattattaatttaacaCATAAATAATTCTTGAAGTTTCTTTCTCCTCGCCCTAAAGTATTCTTCTTCCTTCtggaattaattttatcatttccaGGTCTCCTTGGAGTGTTTTTGGGCCATTCATCTTTTCTTGATTCATGGCACGTTTTGAGGATAGCTTAGCACTCCCCTGGCTTTTTCTTTTGCAACAGTACTCCACTTCAGGCATATAAGTTTCTTAGGATCCTGAATCTTAGCTACATTTTGCCTTCATGGGCATGAAAATTGGCACCCTAACAAGACTATCTTCGCGCCAAAACCCATAAAGGCTCTATCACCGTAACATCTCAAACACCCCATTAGGATGTTAGAAGCAAATCCAAAAAATGCTGCTTGCTTTGCTCGTTTTCACCTGTATCTTCAAAAAGAATGCCAAAAGGCTTTGCAGACAAATTCCACATGCATTAGACTTAGTTCTGTTTTTCCCCTAAAGCAACCGGAGGCTTTAGAACTGCAAGCCTGAAGTTCCAGGAAGAAAACTGCAGCTTATATTAGTTGATGTATACTACGCATTTTAGAGAGCCGAATCATCGTCAAAATTATCCAATGCATAGACTTGAAAACATACAAATTGGAACATCAAACATAAAGAATACAGAAATTAGTCAGACTGAGATGGAAGTTCAAACATGCAACATGAGTTTTATGATATATTTCCAACGTTTGGcaatcttaaaaaacaattcacagAGCTATACACGTATGGGCCGTAAAAGGGTGCCAGAAAAACCACAAACAAAAAGTAACTACACTTTTCTTCTATGATAAATACATGATGTATGACAGCTCCATTCTAAATCTGGTGTAACATTTCTCTACGAGTCCAGATTTGGATTGGAGCATATTGCTTTTAAAAAGCACTATAGGACTTTCCATAATCCTGTGGTTCGAGAAGTCTAATAGATTTCCCTTTCCAGATGGTCAGATATTTTCGAAAGAAGTACACTTCAACGAGGATGAGGAGAAATTGCATTCCATTTTCCATACAATTTGAAACCAATTCTGTGATACGAAACTGTGATCCTCTTTGCCCTGCCTTGTAGAACTAGCACACCTTCTATGCATCAAATCAGTCTTCAGTGTCCTTGTGTTACTCTCAAAACAAAGAGAAACTCTTCCGGTGCCTCGAATGGTGGGAGCGGCGTGCTTGTTCAACAGATGTTCTGGGAGTGGGTCCAGCACTGTCAACAGGATCAGGCTGGGCATCTGTGGATCGTGGGATAAGCTTGCACCCAATTTTCCTGGCAACCAAGCGAGGGGAACTAAGAGAGCTATGTGATTTGGTCACTTTCTTCATCtcctgttttattttattaaattcttcttcaagttcccCAACTCTAGACCTC includes:
- the LOC133679402 gene encoding protein RETICULATA-RELATED 1, chloroplastic, with amino-acid sequence MSASSLYCKLSPLSNSFASNDVAPITNLTVKIFSSVKNHRNDFRSHPIKLVCSFNNTTHSVKCSLSDSTSGTVTNGNLNDDPGVLDISSELRTDGGDNGCGGDSGGSSGSGGGGGGGGGDGGDSEEKEFGPIMKFEEVMKEIEARGVELPADMMEAAKSIGIRKMFLLRYLDLQGSAWPLGFLMKYCTMLRNRMLADPSFLFKVGTEIVIDSCCATFAEVQKRGKDFWSEFELYAADLLVGIVVDIALVGLLAPYARIGKPAVSGGLFGSMQQACAALPSSVFEAERPGCKFSVKQRTATYFYKGVLYGSVGFGCGLIGQGIANLIMTAKRSIKKSDEDIPVPPLVQSAVLWGVFLALSSNTRYQIINGLEHLVEASPVAKQVPPVAMAFTVGVRFANNIYGGMQFVDWAKLSGVQ